The Paenibacillus sp. MBLB1832 genome has a window encoding:
- a CDS encoding S-layer homology domain-containing protein produces the protein MRQLKRKWMSLTIVLAMVLSMLPTLTANAAATISVTNLFVPGPGINIDSNNDSLVDRFTINPINVDFLINGIPDDQISNIFYEIYNLNTSQTATNATNKAVKSTSNSNQATFKNVQLTTGLNKITIKYGSSGSIASSPAYAYYTPVTNITNLKINGDDFVDGGFYPKQPPYSGVSITGTSLNAMEVEASLQGNTFQPSAFINGDFTFITNTNRPNELAFRPGDNKVTFAAKNTTNFYTANRSFVFDNGQAFAYNAQVGLLQSGPTTIVYEKLVDSPNLQDNSIADISVNASFKVPRSAGGVTRYVYADVFSTGMGGTNIHIDFTSGTPAKTPTGNLNNGTAANATIAKTNSASDPYDLYDLTASLPVNQGATYQELVFKFTDINNGVTYSKYNYSYVNPNQPYVDHVGVTRKASASGTPFETKMSESGTTQITDFPAALKVYTNSIANEVAIELNGVPYTNGADSTTGRFPISSSTSTPTTYSADVNLQGIADGPVTMKVTPYVVSGVTATPYTAGIKQFDLLISGAPYVIVNNIFNGIVVNADSKLTCPGPTSPGVPCITGRVVNLPEVEYPNVVFTLNDKPLNVSLGEEPQSGSGIFTLKSAITGMFVQNNGKTDGKYTLKVALKIGGQLITSSSVDIFILSDNVPAINYLKPIEMDPLNPEFVAGSLPDTFVTRASSVQFQGQVVNSIVNQAPAGTSLYLRKAATTPVTGTQTIGLQDKVYVDPLDSFESVPYNLTEYGDYVFELVSANGVSGSTANKLITITREPVPYDFIAPKRNQIIKNNKGVDQANINQNYYMLEILADKADSVTIGKDQAILDKATGHFFYEVRNLKVGANEIKFVVTRGTGKTNGSIILFNTDTGIEGASYKTPLTSTMKIFDGDIQLKFPKDTKLMRNDRTSATQYITTDRQMLFGIANNDDGRIDKINESTGWKQLLIEPTGHFRPASKRFWVDTGIIPSTANTTNSSLQQAFLGGGILPNTTDPKLTPFYNRNYNDLVIPTERGTLTLKYDSNIRDDAWKYLTVYQYGYFNNATGSGAASPSWRNIGGVVDPKSNTITVPVDSFGYFQVMYMDDSYNDVTNHPWARDDLDTLYSKGLMNSKSPGQFMPNDAINRGEFVTMLVKIFDVPLENLDTQQTGTGYNNSTFVDVQRGYNLAGSNSNTQFEQYNFLYIEAAARAGIVRGNANGMFLPNNAITRQDAAVMIARAAESKLGSDEAKSLANLQKLFTDANSIDYYALTSVDAISKAGLIEGKENVLLQGQKKTTLRFDPLENFTRAEAAVVAMRVLKQQKKVPK, from the coding sequence TTGAGACAGTTAAAAAGGAAATGGATGAGTCTAACTATTGTTCTGGCAATGGTACTGAGTATGCTGCCAACCCTAACGGCCAATGCTGCTGCAACAATAAGTGTTACCAATTTATTTGTACCAGGTCCTGGGATAAACATTGATAGTAACAATGATAGTTTGGTAGATCGGTTTACAATCAACCCAATTAACGTTGATTTTCTGATTAACGGGATTCCGGATGACCAAATTTCAAACATTTTTTATGAGATTTATAACTTGAATACATCACAAACGGCAACTAATGCGACGAATAAGGCAGTTAAGAGCACGTCCAACAGCAATCAGGCAACATTTAAGAATGTACAGCTAACAACAGGGCTTAACAAAATTACGATTAAATATGGATCCAGTGGCAGCATCGCTTCGAGTCCTGCGTATGCTTATTACACACCAGTGACGAATATTACAAATCTCAAAATCAATGGCGATGATTTTGTGGATGGTGGCTTTTATCCAAAGCAACCACCTTATTCAGGCGTCTCAATTACAGGAACTTCCTTGAATGCAATGGAAGTAGAGGCCAGCCTGCAAGGTAATACTTTTCAACCTTCCGCTTTTATCAATGGTGATTTTACGTTTATTACAAATACAAACAGACCGAATGAATTAGCATTCCGTCCTGGTGACAACAAGGTTACTTTTGCTGCGAAGAATACAACTAATTTTTATACTGCCAATAGATCATTTGTTTTTGATAATGGGCAGGCATTTGCCTATAACGCGCAAGTTGGGCTTCTCCAATCGGGTCCTACTACAATAGTTTATGAAAAACTGGTAGATAGTCCCAATCTACAGGATAATTCAATTGCTGATATAAGTGTTAATGCTTCATTTAAAGTACCTCGTTCTGCTGGTGGGGTTACTCGATATGTGTATGCAGACGTTTTTTCAACTGGCATGGGAGGGACCAATATTCATATTGATTTTACAAGTGGGACTCCTGCTAAAACTCCTACTGGAAATTTGAATAATGGAACCGCAGCAAATGCAACGATTGCAAAGACGAACAGTGCTTCAGATCCTTACGATCTCTATGATTTAACGGCATCCTTACCAGTAAACCAAGGGGCCACATATCAAGAATTAGTTTTTAAGTTCACGGATATTAATAATGGTGTAACGTATTCTAAATACAATTATTCATACGTAAATCCCAATCAACCCTATGTCGATCATGTTGGGGTTACCCGTAAAGCATCCGCTTCAGGCACTCCTTTTGAAACTAAAATGAGTGAATCAGGAACTACACAGATTACTGACTTTCCAGCTGCTCTTAAAGTTTATACGAACAGTATCGCAAATGAAGTAGCGATTGAGCTGAATGGTGTGCCTTATACGAACGGAGCTGACTCAACAACTGGTCGTTTCCCTATTTCATCATCTACTTCCACACCAACAACATATTCCGCAGATGTTAACCTACAAGGAATTGCAGACGGTCCTGTTACAATGAAAGTAACTCCTTACGTAGTGTCTGGTGTAACGGCTACACCATACACGGCTGGGATTAAACAGTTTGATTTGCTGATCTCTGGAGCACCGTATGTCATTGTAAATAATATATTTAATGGGATTGTTGTTAATGCAGATTCTAAACTTACATGTCCTGGTCCTACTAGTCCTGGAGTTCCGTGTATAACGGGGAGAGTAGTTAATCTTCCAGAAGTCGAGTATCCTAATGTCGTATTTACACTCAACGACAAGCCGCTCAATGTTAGTTTAGGTGAAGAGCCTCAGTCGGGAAGTGGGATATTTACACTGAAATCGGCTATAACTGGCATGTTTGTACAAAATAACGGTAAAACAGATGGTAAATATACGTTGAAAGTTGCTTTAAAGATTGGTGGACAACTGATCACATCTTCAAGTGTTGATATTTTTATCTTATCTGACAATGTACCGGCCATTAACTATTTGAAGCCTATTGAAATGGACCCGTTGAATCCGGAGTTTGTTGCAGGTTCACTGCCAGATACCTTTGTTACTAGAGCGTCTTCCGTTCAGTTCCAAGGGCAAGTAGTAAACTCTATCGTGAATCAAGCGCCAGCTGGTACATCACTGTACTTACGCAAAGCTGCGACGACACCTGTTACTGGGACTCAAACCATTGGATTGCAGGATAAAGTATATGTTGATCCGTTAGACAGCTTTGAATCAGTGCCCTATAACTTAACAGAATATGGTGATTATGTTTTTGAATTAGTTTCTGCTAATGGGGTATCAGGCTCAACAGCAAACAAACTAATTACGATCACAAGAGAACCCGTTCCCTATGACTTTATTGCACCTAAGCGAAATCAGATTATTAAGAATAATAAAGGTGTAGATCAAGCCAACATTAATCAGAATTATTATATGCTTGAAATTCTTGCTGATAAAGCGGATTCCGTGACGATTGGCAAGGATCAAGCGATTCTGGATAAAGCTACTGGACATTTCTTCTATGAAGTAAGGAATCTTAAGGTAGGTGCGAATGAGATTAAATTCGTCGTAACCCGTGGTACTGGCAAAACGAACGGCAGTATTATATTGTTTAATACGGATACAGGTATTGAGGGAGCATCCTATAAAACTCCTTTAACAAGCACGATGAAGATCTTCGACGGCGATATTCAATTAAAATTCCCGAAAGATACGAAGTTGATGCGTAATGACCGTACAAGCGCGACGCAATACATAACAACAGATCGTCAAATGTTGTTTGGTATTGCTAACAATGACGATGGCCGTATTGACAAGATTAATGAGAGTACAGGATGGAAGCAGCTTTTGATCGAGCCTACAGGCCATTTCAGACCTGCTAGCAAGCGTTTCTGGGTAGATACAGGGATTATACCGTCTACAGCGAATACGACAAATTCAAGTTTGCAACAGGCGTTCCTTGGTGGAGGTATTTTACCTAATACGACAGATCCTAAATTGACGCCATTTTACAACCGGAATTATAATGATCTCGTAATACCAACTGAGCGTGGAACTTTAACACTCAAATATGATTCAAATATTAGAGATGACGCATGGAAGTACTTGACTGTCTACCAATATGGTTACTTTAATAATGCGACGGGATCAGGGGCAGCTTCGCCTTCGTGGAGAAATATTGGCGGCGTTGTCGATCCTAAATCCAACACCATTACCGTTCCTGTTGACTCATTTGGTTATTTCCAAGTCATGTACATGGATGATAGCTATAATGATGTAACTAATCACCCATGGGCAAGAGATGATTTGGATACGCTCTACTCCAAGGGGCTTATGAATAGTAAATCACCAGGACAATTCATGCCGAATGATGCAATCAATCGTGGTGAATTTGTTACAATGCTTGTGAAAATCTTTGATGTTCCACTTGAGAATCTTGACACTCAACAAACGGGTACTGGGTATAACAACAGTACATTCGTCGATGTACAAAGAGGCTATAACCTGGCTGGAAGTAATAGCAATACCCAGTTCGAACAATATAACTTCCTCTATATTGAGGCAGCTGCAAGAGCTGGTATCGTTAGAGGAAACGCGAATGGCATGTTCTTGCCGAACAACGCAATCACTCGCCAAGATGCCGCGGTTATGATTGCCCGTGCAGCAGAGTCCAAGCTTGGCTCCGATGAGGCTAAGTCCTTGGCTAATCTGCAAAAGCTATTTACAGATGCTAATAGCATTGATTACTATGCGCTTACTTCTGTTGATGCCATTAGCAAAGCGGGATTAATTGAAGGTAAAGAGAATGTCTTGCTTCAAGGTCAGAAGAAAACAACCTTGCGGTTTGACCCGCTTGAGAATTTCACACGTGCTGAAGCCGCCGTGGTGGCAATGCGCGTGCTGAAACAGCAAAAGAAAGTTCCTAAATAA
- a CDS encoding S-layer homology domain-containing protein — MKKTFKVLATATLALSMFASVAMADTTATPVTTSATTTAAAKTSKDFTDLAGLDATMAAKVDALLAKGYMEGKTDTTFDIAGNMTRAEAAKLVAKVLGLTVGNRNNFKLRRC; from the coding sequence ATGAAAAAGACTTTTAAAGTACTTGCAACAGCAACTTTGGCTCTCTCCATGTTCGCATCTGTAGCAATGGCTGATACAACTGCAACACCTGTAACAACTTCCGCGACAACTACCGCGGCAGCGAAAACGTCTAAAGACTTTACAGACCTTGCAGGTCTAGATGCTACAATGGCAGCGAAAGTAGACGCTTTGCTTGCTAAAGGTTACATGGAAGGTAAAACCGATACAACGTTTGATATCGCTGGTAACATGACGCGTGCAGAAGCAGCTAAGCTTGTTGCAAAAGTACTTGGTTTGACAGTTGGAAACAGAAACAACTTCAAGCTTCGCAGATGTTGA
- a CDS encoding S-layer homology domain-containing protein translates to METETTSSFADVDGTDASIAWSIPFIEAAKKAGIIDGMTDTTFAPKDNVTIGQLATMFVKGLGKVADVKTTTPWYQGYMDVAKANGVDLGTNGSVAATRADLVSGSYAADVAVTAAKETLLTEVKATGAKKITLTFTKAVDTNKANISVANGTNTVNTKSITFSDDKKTAIVEFPYALAAADYTVSVTGLGKDLTGTAKVEAEKVAKINYTSDKAVLVRGDLTQVTIGYKVYNQYNEEITSSTTLTATTSAGTIVGGNTVSGGTITIDNGATEFKVNDPIAVSLIHTNGTFASANVNVGAAANVSAIEIKSQYQNNATKSDLQAGNSNVGEYNLVIDAKDQYGNSVTDANILNSDLLVTVSNTAVVSVNGYTNNTATFSNLTIDGANKAVLTLAGGLTAGTSNVTLISKSTGAKSSFDVVVKDSVKVDNFTMTVPVLAVADEDTAIPFTALDQFNKEVAHPTADSFTSVNTTSGSIVFEKDVVANKTNMKLHNPSKGTVIITVVTKTNKVQQLTVNVVDAKVPTVISATKDISTSLLKTGTVAITKDNVVVKDQYGRDMTPNWGDGTVAANAAPEYRVVVESGTAGNVNVSSNVYVDDTQSVVLTGAAKGTSTITLKLEKATDTVAFAPVANGSFTYTQKVVENADIASYEATVAGTVYDGGAIGTYGKDLVVTGVLADGSKVTVPNTVANYDVISSNTGVVYTPGSDAAVAGKVTASGFAFSGTDTSADSVVTVVVKGETTQTIPVTVKVSKNDPAIQTLSLKDTFTATNGVVKKESDGVISALAADVNTIGKLETTVEGIVKSVDQYGVEINENFAQANIVVTNLTVANAAGDLAHVATGDLFNVTAIIGSKVISFKVIVK, encoded by the coding sequence TTGGAAACAGAAACAACTTCAAGCTTCGCAGATGTTGATGGGACAGACGCTTCCATCGCTTGGTCCATTCCTTTTATTGAAGCTGCTAAAAAAGCTGGCATCATCGATGGTATGACAGACACAACTTTCGCTCCAAAAGACAACGTAACAATCGGTCAATTGGCTACAATGTTCGTTAAAGGTCTTGGCAAAGTAGCAGACGTTAAAACAACAACTCCTTGGTACCAAGGTTACATGGATGTAGCCAAAGCAAACGGTGTTGACTTAGGAACTAACGGTTCTGTAGCGGCAACTCGTGCTGATTTAGTAAGTGGTTCTTATGCTGCTGACGTAGCTGTAACAGCTGCTAAAGAAACTCTACTAACGGAAGTTAAAGCAACCGGCGCTAAAAAAATTACTTTAACATTTACCAAAGCTGTCGATACAAACAAAGCTAACATATCGGTTGCTAATGGAACAAATACAGTTAACACTAAATCCATTACTTTCTCTGATGACAAAAAGACTGCAATTGTAGAATTCCCATATGCTTTAGCAGCAGCTGATTATACAGTAAGTGTAACTGGCCTAGGTAAAGATTTGACTGGAACTGCAAAAGTAGAGGCTGAGAAAGTTGCTAAAATTAACTATACTTCTGATAAGGCTGTTTTGGTACGTGGTGATTTAACTCAAGTTACTATTGGATACAAAGTTTATAATCAATACAATGAAGAGATCACTAGTTCCACTACCCTAACTGCTACTACTAGCGCAGGTACTATTGTTGGTGGCAATACTGTTTCAGGTGGTACTATCACAATTGATAACGGCGCAACTGAATTTAAAGTTAATGACCCGATTGCAGTATCTTTAATTCATACTAATGGTACTTTTGCAAGCGCAAATGTAAATGTTGGTGCAGCTGCAAATGTTTCTGCAATTGAAATCAAATCCCAATACCAAAACAATGCTACAAAATCAGATCTTCAAGCTGGTAATAGTAACGTTGGCGAATATAACCTGGTAATTGATGCTAAAGACCAATACGGTAATAGTGTTACAGATGCTAATATCCTTAACTCTGACTTGCTAGTTACAGTTTCAAACACAGCAGTAGTTTCAGTAAATGGATACACGAACAACACTGCAACTTTCAGCAACCTTACAATTGATGGTGCTAACAAAGCAGTACTAACATTGGCTGGTGGTTTGACTGCAGGTACTTCGAATGTAACCCTTATCTCCAAGTCTACCGGTGCTAAATCCAGCTTTGATGTAGTAGTTAAAGATTCTGTTAAAGTTGACAACTTCACAATGACAGTTCCAGTATTGGCTGTTGCAGATGAGGACACAGCAATTCCTTTCACAGCACTTGATCAATTTAATAAAGAAGTTGCACACCCGACAGCTGATTCCTTTACATCAGTAAACACTACAAGCGGTTCAATTGTATTCGAGAAAGATGTAGTAGCTAACAAAACGAACATGAAATTACACAATCCTTCTAAGGGTACAGTAATCATCACCGTTGTTACTAAAACAAATAAAGTACAACAACTGACTGTTAACGTAGTAGATGCTAAAGTTCCAACTGTAATTTCGGCTACTAAAGATATTAGCACTTCATTACTAAAAACAGGTACTGTAGCAATCACCAAAGATAACGTAGTAGTTAAAGACCAATATGGTCGTGACATGACTCCAAACTGGGGTGATGGCACTGTAGCTGCTAACGCTGCTCCTGAGTATCGTGTAGTAGTTGAAAGTGGTACAGCAGGAAATGTTAACGTATCTAGCAACGTATACGTTGATGATACACAATCTGTTGTACTGACTGGTGCTGCTAAAGGCACTTCAACTATCACATTGAAACTTGAGAAAGCAACTGATACTGTTGCATTTGCACCAGTAGCTAATGGTTCCTTCACTTACACTCAAAAAGTTGTAGAAAATGCTGACATCGCTTCTTACGAAGCTACTGTTGCTGGCACTGTATACGATGGTGGAGCAATCGGAACTTATGGTAAAGATCTAGTTGTTACGGGTGTACTTGCTGATGGATCTAAAGTAACTGTCCCTAACACAGTGGCTAACTACGATGTAATCAGTAGCAACACTGGTGTAGTATACACTCCTGGATCTGATGCAGCTGTTGCTGGTAAAGTAACTGCAAGTGGATTTGCTTTCAGTGGAACAGATACATCTGCTGACTCCGTTGTAACAGTGGTTGTAAAAGGTGAAACAACCCAAACTATCCCTGTAACTGTTAAAGTATCGAAAAATGATCCAGCGATTCAAACCTTGTCTCTAAAAGATACATTTACAGCAACTAACGGTGTAGTTAAAAAAGAAAGTGATGGAGTTATTTCCGCTCTTGCAGCTGACGTAAATACTATCGGAAAATTGGAAACAACAGTTGAAGGTATTGTTAAATCAGTAGATCAATATGGTGTAGAAATAAACGAAAACTTTGCACAAGCTAACATTGTTGTAACTAACTTAACTGTTGCTAACGCTGCAGGAGACCTTGCTCATGTTGCAACGGGAGATTTGTTTAACGTAACTGCAATCATCGGTTCGAAAGTTATTTCCTTCAAAGTTATCGTTAAATAA